Proteins encoded in a region of the Marinococcus sp. PL1-022 genome:
- a CDS encoding SLC13 family permease has translation MNDRTEEMEMQQPQSEKKRRFQMPHIYVILFIFTALAAIATYIVPAGTFEEIPGPEGRTTIDPDSYQQIASDPIGIVDFMLAVPNGLVAAAEVVFFTFVIGGMFMVLRRTGIIEIAVDRLTRKFSNKSLAVVPVLMFVFAFICSLIGTQELSLVYVPVILPLMIALKYDSVTAAAIALIATTAGFTAGFLNPINTGLGQQVADVPLYSGLGLRIALFLTLAVIGVLWVIRYARKVKQRPEMSLTYEEDEEKRSLYLHTDDTKTYTFHKRQKIASAFIFIFFGILVYGVLAQGWFMLEMAGLFIIMGIVVGMIAGLTPTQVCDGFNEGFRDVLVGAMIVGVARAVAVVMEEGQIMDTIVHGLGTAVSGMPVVLSAVGMFVIQFLFNFLVPSGSGQALVTMPIMAPLSDLLGVTRQTSVLAYQLGDGLGNIIFPTSGYFMATLALAGVPWHKWVKFYFPLLLIWMGIAIIFLTGAQLLQWNG, from the coding sequence ATGAATGATCGCACAGAAGAGATGGAAATGCAGCAGCCGCAGTCTGAGAAAAAACGCAGGTTTCAAATGCCTCATATTTACGTCATTTTATTCATTTTTACTGCTTTAGCAGCGATTGCCACCTACATAGTTCCTGCCGGGACATTTGAGGAAATCCCGGGACCGGAAGGAAGAACAACGATTGATCCTGATTCCTACCAACAGATCGCTTCGGATCCGATAGGAATCGTTGATTTTATGCTTGCCGTGCCGAATGGTCTGGTCGCGGCAGCTGAAGTAGTATTTTTCACCTTCGTGATTGGCGGTATGTTTATGGTGCTTCGCCGCACCGGTATTATTGAAATTGCTGTGGACCGGTTAACACGGAAATTTTCAAACAAAAGCCTTGCGGTAGTACCTGTACTGATGTTTGTTTTTGCGTTCATTTGCAGCCTGATAGGCACCCAGGAGCTCAGTCTTGTGTACGTGCCTGTTATTTTACCGCTGATGATCGCCTTAAAGTACGACTCAGTGACCGCAGCGGCTATTGCGCTAATCGCTACTACTGCAGGTTTTACCGCCGGCTTTCTGAATCCAATTAACACTGGGCTTGGCCAGCAGGTAGCAGACGTACCATTATACTCAGGGCTTGGGCTGCGTATCGCATTATTTTTGACACTGGCTGTTATCGGAGTTCTTTGGGTGATCAGGTACGCAAGAAAAGTAAAACAGCGGCCGGAAATGAGCCTGACCTATGAAGAAGACGAAGAAAAACGATCATTATACCTGCATACGGATGATACAAAAACGTATACTTTTCATAAACGTCAAAAAATTGCTTCCGCATTTATTTTCATATTTTTTGGAATACTCGTTTATGGTGTACTCGCCCAGGGGTGGTTCATGCTTGAAATGGCTGGATTGTTTATCATAATGGGCATTGTGGTCGGCATGATTGCAGGGTTGACACCGACTCAGGTTTGCGATGGTTTCAATGAAGGCTTTCGGGATGTACTGGTCGGGGCTATGATTGTCGGCGTTGCAAGAGCGGTAGCCGTAGTGATGGAGGAAGGACAGATCATGGATACAATAGTCCATGGCCTGGGCACAGCAGTAAGCGGTATGCCAGTCGTACTCAGCGCTGTCGGAATGTTCGTCATTCAATTTTTATTTAACTTCCTGGTTCCTTCAGGAAGCGGGCAGGCGCTCGTTACAATGCCGATCATGGCTCCACTCTCGGACCTTCTTGGAGTGACACGGCAGACCTCCGTACTTGCTTATCAGCTGGGGGACGGCTTAGGTAATATTATTTTTCCCACCTCCGGCTATTTCATGGCTACGCTCGCGCTTGCCGGGGTCCCATGGCACAAATGGGTGAAATTTTATTTTCCTCTGCTTCTTATCTGGATGGGGATCGCAATAATCTTTTTAACAGGAGCCCAGCTGCTGCAGTGGAACGGCTGA
- a CDS encoding NUDIX hydrolase — MGYVENLRRLVGKETVILVGALVIAENDEGRILLQERTSPPGSWSFPGGLMELGEAAEETAVRETLEETGLRAQGLRLFNVYSGEDTFVIAPNGDPFYCVIVAYTAEHLEGTIQPDPNESASVAFLDPSALPETIVDGQQAVMKDYLHHRHSIDT; from the coding sequence ATGGGATATGTAGAAAATTTAAGGCGGCTCGTCGGAAAAGAAACAGTAATTCTCGTAGGCGCTCTCGTTATTGCAGAAAACGATGAAGGCCGTATTTTGCTGCAGGAAAGAACCAGTCCTCCGGGGAGCTGGAGCTTTCCCGGAGGTTTAATGGAGCTCGGGGAAGCAGCTGAAGAAACAGCCGTGCGGGAAACCCTGGAAGAAACTGGTCTCCGAGCCCAAGGCCTCCGTCTTTTTAATGTTTACTCCGGGGAGGATACGTTTGTGATTGCACCGAACGGGGACCCTTTTTACTGTGTAATTGTTGCCTATACCGCTGAACATTTAGAAGGCACCATCCAGCCTGATCCTAATGAGTCAGCATCGGTGGCTTTCCTGGACCCTTCGGCCCTGCCTGAAACAATCGTAGACGGCCAGCAGGCGGTTATGAAGGATTACCTGCACCACAGGCATTCAATTGATACGTAA
- the hemG gene encoding protoporphyrinogen oxidase: MKRITVVGGGITGLTVLYYLQKWKLESSSDIELTLVEKEDKAGGKIRTVHHEDFIMETGADSVVARHSAVLSLVKEIGLEEEMVYNSTGVSYLYVKDQLYPLPKDAVFGIPSGPVSLLKSPLISWKGKAQALGDYVKRNKNFTKESSVGEFLESFLGRELVKNQIAPVLSGVYSGDIYSLTMASTLPYLVDYKNDFGSIMRGVAKNKKAFGAGAGKKFISFRNGLSSLPEALLSKLTDTEVLLERQVEHITKKGEAYQVKLDSGESLDTDAVVIAAPHRTAAEILQDEEMTKIFNQFQSSSLLSVYAGFSLPPDSLPRDGTGFIVSENSDLECNACTWSNRKWTHTSKGENVLVRLFYKSSKPAYQRMQEGGEELIKQTALNDLKKSLHIEQQPVSLEVTDWEQLMPNYHIGHKAAVEELEGLLKEKFPGIYVAGASYYGVGIGACIQNGVNTAEALYKYI; this comes from the coding sequence ATGAAACGTATTACCGTAGTCGGCGGGGGAATTACAGGGCTTACCGTTCTGTATTACCTGCAGAAATGGAAGCTGGAAAGCAGCAGCGATATTGAATTGACACTCGTGGAAAAAGAAGATAAAGCAGGCGGTAAAATACGGACCGTCCATCATGAAGATTTTATTATGGAGACGGGGGCGGATTCTGTTGTAGCCAGGCACAGCGCGGTGCTTTCGCTGGTTAAAGAAATAGGTCTTGAAGAAGAAATGGTGTATAACAGCACCGGAGTGTCATACCTGTATGTAAAAGACCAGCTGTACCCGCTCCCAAAGGATGCAGTCTTTGGCATTCCATCAGGACCTGTGTCGCTTTTAAAAAGTCCGCTTATTTCCTGGAAAGGAAAGGCCCAGGCACTTGGGGACTACGTAAAAAGGAATAAAAATTTTACGAAAGAAAGCTCAGTAGGGGAGTTTCTCGAATCCTTCCTGGGCCGTGAACTGGTGAAAAATCAGATTGCACCGGTTTTGTCCGGCGTGTACTCGGGGGATATTTACTCCCTTACTATGGCATCGACGCTGCCGTATCTGGTGGATTATAAAAATGATTTTGGAAGCATCATGCGGGGAGTTGCTAAAAACAAAAAAGCGTTCGGAGCGGGGGCAGGAAAAAAATTCATTTCCTTTCGAAATGGTTTGTCTTCGCTGCCGGAGGCGCTGCTTTCAAAGCTAACCGATACAGAGGTGCTGTTAGAACGGCAGGTGGAGCATATTACAAAGAAAGGGGAAGCGTATCAGGTGAAGCTTGACAGCGGAGAAAGCCTGGACACTGATGCTGTAGTTATAGCTGCGCCTCACCGGACTGCGGCGGAGATACTGCAGGATGAAGAAATGACAAAGATATTTAATCAGTTCCAAAGCTCATCTCTATTAAGTGTATATGCTGGTTTTTCCCTGCCGCCGGACAGTCTGCCAAGGGACGGGACGGGGTTTATCGTTTCTGAAAACAGCGACCTTGAATGTAATGCGTGCACATGGAGCAACCGGAAATGGACGCATACGTCGAAAGGGGAAAACGTGCTGGTGCGTTTGTTTTACAAAAGCTCCAAGCCTGCGTATCAGCGAATGCAGGAAGGTGGAGAAGAACTGATAAAGCAGACAGCGCTAAACGACCTGAAAAAAAGCCTGCATATCGAACAGCAGCCTGTAAGTCTTGAAGTAACAGACTGGGAACAGCTGATGCCAAACTATCATATTGGGCATAAGGCAGCTGTTGAGGAGCTTGAAGGGCTGCTGAAGGAGAAATTTCCAGGCATTTATGTGGCCGGTGCTTCATATTACGGGGTTGGTATCGGAGCCTGTATTCAAAACGGGGTAAATACGGCAGAAGCTCTGTACAAATATATTTAA
- a CDS encoding HNH endonuclease yields the protein MKQEKSVGTCELCGREEVERTVHHLVPKDEGGTHGATAWLCKACHRQIHALYSNKELAVRLSTIEQLRADEKIWRFIKWIRKQRGEKRVKVRRSKTKKR from the coding sequence TTGAAACAGGAAAAATCGGTGGGGACGTGCGAGCTTTGCGGAAGAGAAGAAGTCGAACGCACGGTGCACCACCTGGTGCCAAAGGATGAAGGAGGAACGCACGGGGCCACTGCCTGGCTGTGCAAAGCCTGTCACAGGCAGATACATGCTTTATACAGTAATAAAGAACTGGCAGTAAGGCTGAGCACGATCGAACAGCTGCGGGCCGATGAAAAAATCTGGAGGTTTATTAAATGGATACGAAAGCAGCGGGGAGAAAAAAGGGTGAAGGTAAGACGGTCGAAAACGAAAAAAAGGTGA
- a CDS encoding type 1 glutamine amidotransferase domain-containing protein, which produces MAKNVLMVVTSHSKVNNEAKTGLWLSEFAEAYIEFQNKGYNVTIASVDGGKPPIDEGSVQQETRQEILDAEKYLDETVQVDTVSASDFDAIFIPGGHGAMFDLPESQKVQELIREFYEADKYVASVCHGPAALVNVTLSNGEPLVSGKRVNAFTDSEEEDTGLTAHMPFLLESRLRELGAEFVTAPNWSEHVESDGFLITGQNPQSTEAVAKEFVQKLGS; this is translated from the coding sequence ATGGCAAAAAACGTATTAATGGTTGTAACAAGTCATTCCAAAGTGAACAATGAAGCAAAAACAGGCCTGTGGCTTTCCGAATTTGCGGAAGCATATATTGAATTTCAAAACAAAGGCTATAATGTAACTATCGCAAGTGTAGACGGCGGAAAGCCGCCGATTGATGAAGGAAGCGTGCAGCAGGAAACGCGCCAGGAAATTCTGGATGCAGAAAAATACCTCGATGAGACAGTACAGGTGGATACCGTTTCTGCTTCAGATTTTGATGCCATTTTCATTCCTGGAGGACACGGCGCAATGTTTGATTTGCCGGAAAGTCAAAAAGTCCAGGAACTGATCCGTGAATTTTATGAAGCGGACAAATACGTGGCCTCTGTCTGCCACGGCCCGGCGGCACTGGTTAACGTTACTCTTTCAAACGGGGAGCCGCTTGTTTCCGGTAAGCGGGTGAACGCTTTTACGGATTCTGAAGAAGAAGATACCGGCCTCACAGCACACATGCCGTTTCTGCTTGAAAGCCGTCTTCGTGAGCTTGGAGCCGAATTCGTTACGGCACCAAACTGGAGTGAGCACGTGGAATCCGATGGTTTCCTGATCACCGGACAAAATCCGCAATCGACAGAAGCTGTAGCCAAAGAATTCGTTCAAAAATTAGGCAGCTAA
- a CDS encoding Glu/Leu/Phe/Val dehydrogenase, producing the protein MSDKATKIIQESLDALMQDKTFLPDYEGQERETAFSSLISILSTPNHVHKSFLRVPLQNGEVVRVPAYRVQHNDTMGPYKGGIRFHESVNEEEVSSLASLMTIKNALHDVPFGGGKGGISINPKDFSKKDLNLVCKKYVQYFNDVIGPDKDIPAPDAGTSAREMDWMMAEYKNINPGIPYRGSFTGKSVKNSGSLGRREATGKGVYFTLRYLLHDFLKNRRDEFQTSENKFFKTALEFYGRPLSIAVQGFGNVGSITAIQAYNCDYLDTKVVSVSDQNVTLYNEDGLDIPALLDFSNDHNGDLPTTEAEIHDIGISADIRDRDDILSLDVDALFFAALGGVVHKDNVQDIKASILIEGANAPITSEADAILAEQGVVIIPDILANAGGVIVSYSEWLQGRETLYYSEEQVTKILYDKMKETMDRVLPEFFGDPFALRQNCYIHSITSLCTMLHIRGKLY; encoded by the coding sequence ATGTCAGATAAAGCGACAAAGATTATTCAGGAATCGCTCGATGCATTGATGCAGGATAAGACTTTCCTGCCCGACTATGAAGGACAGGAGCGCGAAACAGCCTTTTCCTCTCTTATTTCCATCCTTTCCACCCCCAACCATGTACACAAATCGTTTCTCCGTGTTCCCCTTCAAAACGGCGAAGTAGTACGCGTGCCAGCGTACCGGGTGCAGCACAACGACACCATGGGGCCTTATAAGGGCGGCATCCGCTTTCACGAAAGCGTTAATGAAGAAGAAGTCTCTTCCCTTGCTTCTTTGATGACTATTAAAAATGCTCTTCACGACGTGCCATTTGGCGGCGGCAAAGGCGGCATCAGCATTAATCCAAAGGATTTCTCTAAAAAAGATTTAAATCTCGTATGCAAAAAATACGTTCAGTACTTCAACGATGTAATCGGTCCGGATAAGGATATTCCTGCTCCAGACGCCGGAACGAGTGCCAGAGAAATGGACTGGATGATGGCTGAATACAAAAATATTAACCCCGGCATTCCATATCGGGGAAGCTTTACCGGCAAAAGCGTAAAAAATAGTGGCTCTCTTGGCAGAAGAGAAGCTACCGGAAAAGGTGTTTACTTTACTTTACGCTACCTGCTTCATGACTTTCTGAAAAACCGGCGCGATGAATTCCAGACATCGGAAAATAAATTTTTCAAAACTGCGCTTGAATTCTATGGCAGGCCGCTTTCCATAGCTGTTCAGGGCTTCGGAAATGTAGGATCAATTACTGCAATACAGGCGTATAACTGTGATTATCTCGATACGAAGGTGGTTTCCGTAAGCGACCAGAATGTCACGCTGTACAATGAAGACGGTCTCGACATTCCTGCTCTTCTTGATTTCTCCAACGATCATAACGGGGATCTTCCCACTACTGAAGCGGAGATTCATGATATTGGCATTAGTGCCGATATACGGGACCGTGACGATATTCTCTCCCTCGATGTAGACGCTCTATTTTTCGCCGCTCTCGGCGGAGTCGTTCATAAAGATAATGTGCAGGATATTAAAGCCTCTATTCTTATTGAAGGGGCCAACGCCCCTATTACATCCGAAGCCGATGCCATTTTGGCCGAACAGGGTGTTGTCATTATCCCTGACATCCTTGCCAACGCCGGCGGCGTTATCGTATCTTATTCTGAGTGGCTGCAGGGGCGGGAGACACTGTATTATTCTGAAGAGCAGGTCACAAAGATTTTGTACGATAAAATGAAAGAAACGATGGACCGCGTGCTTCCCGAGTTTTTCGGCGATCCTTTTGCTCTTCGCCAGAACTGCTATATTCATTCCATCACCTCACTCTGTACAATGCTTCATATTCGCGGAAAATTATATTAA
- a CDS encoding Na+/H+ antiporter NhaC family protein, whose amino-acid sequence MAEQEEKLERAVGAKSIEKLDFRLGAFGAAVPLLFFVVWAITTSVLQLTSEIGLVLGAVIGLTLGMLFSKSRWADYAQGLFDGLAQPIGVIAMVAWFYAGMFAQVLQVGGLVEGLVWTGIATGVTGGLFTAVTFLLAAVFSTAVGTGYGTTVAFCTLMFPAGVATGADPVMLFAAILAGAVFGDNLAPVSDTTIVSATTQNADVPGVVRSRFKYAIAAAIPSAVLFAVFGGGDGSAAARVSTASVVEDVSPGGLIMLLPFLLVLILALSGQHLITSLTWGIVSAIPLIVISGLGSFSDIIRFNPEADAVVEGALIDGITGYVNMAILILLIVAAAYLMRLGGTMQAITNGLVRWIKNSVRRAELSMWGIVALLNSSITINTAAEIAAAPFVRDIGEKYRIHRYRRANLLDAVTSALGYIFPWGAPVLLGWSTIQTMQEQYNWLPVVEPTAVFPFVFQGWFLVLIMLLAAITGWGRRYEGKNGEELRERPSE is encoded by the coding sequence ATGGCAGAACAAGAAGAGAAATTAGAGAGAGCCGTAGGGGCAAAATCTATCGAAAAATTGGATTTCAGGCTTGGGGCGTTCGGTGCTGCAGTCCCGCTGTTGTTTTTTGTTGTCTGGGCGATCACCACCAGTGTCCTTCAGCTGACCTCTGAGATTGGACTGGTCCTGGGGGCAGTGATCGGACTGACTCTTGGCATGCTGTTTAGTAAAAGCCGGTGGGCAGACTACGCCCAGGGTCTGTTTGACGGACTGGCCCAGCCTATCGGCGTAATCGCCATGGTAGCCTGGTTTTATGCAGGAATGTTTGCACAGGTGCTTCAGGTAGGCGGTTTGGTGGAAGGGCTTGTATGGACAGGAATAGCCACAGGTGTGACTGGCGGCCTGTTCACCGCAGTAACATTCCTGCTTGCTGCAGTCTTCTCGACAGCAGTCGGTACCGGCTACGGTACGACCGTGGCGTTCTGTACGCTGATGTTTCCGGCCGGTGTAGCTACAGGAGCTGACCCAGTGATGCTGTTCGCTGCAATACTTGCCGGTGCAGTCTTTGGCGACAACCTTGCTCCTGTTTCTGATACTACGATCGTTTCCGCGACGACACAGAATGCGGATGTACCGGGTGTGGTGCGCAGCAGATTCAAGTACGCCATTGCAGCAGCTATTCCAAGTGCCGTATTATTTGCGGTATTTGGCGGGGGAGACGGCAGTGCTGCCGCCAGGGTTTCCACAGCAAGCGTGGTGGAGGACGTATCGCCGGGCGGCCTGATTATGCTTCTGCCATTTTTACTCGTGCTTATATTGGCATTATCCGGCCAGCATTTAATCACTTCGTTAACGTGGGGAATTGTGTCTGCCATTCCGTTAATCGTAATTTCCGGTCTTGGTTCCTTTTCGGACATTATTCGTTTTAACCCTGAAGCAGATGCGGTAGTTGAAGGCGCGTTAATCGATGGTATCACCGGCTATGTGAACATGGCCATATTGATTTTATTAATTGTGGCGGCAGCTTATCTGATGAGACTCGGTGGAACGATGCAGGCGATTACCAACGGCCTGGTTCGCTGGATTAAAAATTCCGTACGCCGGGCGGAGCTCTCGATGTGGGGCATTGTAGCTCTTTTGAACAGTTCCATTACTATCAACACGGCTGCAGAAATTGCTGCGGCCCCGTTTGTCCGGGATATCGGGGAAAAGTACAGGATTCACCGTTACCGACGGGCGAATCTGCTTGACGCAGTAACATCTGCGCTTGGCTACATTTTTCCGTGGGGAGCTCCGGTGCTTCTTGGCTGGTCTACGATCCAGACAATGCAGGAGCAGTATAACTGGCTGCCGGTAGTCGAGCCTACTGCAGTATTTCCATTCGTCTTCCAGGGGTGGTTTCTTGTCCTGATTATGCTGCTTGCAGCAATTACCGGATGGGGGCGCCGGTACGAAGGAAAGAACGGGGAAGAGCTTCGCGAACGTCCTTCGGAATAA
- a CDS encoding SDR family oxidoreductase — MGKLNGKTAVITGAANGIGKATAAVFAEEGAEVICADVNESDLYETVSSINNNNGKAASVKLDVSSESSVQEFAEHMNNTYGTIDILFNNAGIDQEGGKLHEYPVELFDQIMSVDLRGTFLVSKYIIPLMLEKGGSIINVSSMSGLAADLDRSGYNAAKGGITNMTKAMAIDYGRNKIRANALAPGTIETPLIDDLAGSQEEESGRQFREAQKWVTPMGRLGDPREMATVALFLASDDSSFVTGETILADGGLMAYTWPGKMLFEQGWKESTE, encoded by the coding sequence ATGGGGAAATTAAACGGAAAAACAGCAGTTATAACTGGCGCCGCGAACGGAATTGGAAAAGCCACTGCGGCGGTATTTGCTGAAGAAGGAGCAGAGGTCATTTGTGCCGATGTGAATGAAAGCGATTTGTATGAGACTGTCTCTTCCATCAATAATAATAACGGAAAAGCTGCTTCTGTTAAGCTCGACGTTTCAAGCGAATCAAGCGTTCAGGAGTTTGCAGAGCATATGAACAATACTTACGGAACCATCGATATTTTGTTCAACAACGCCGGTATTGATCAGGAGGGAGGCAAGCTTCATGAATATCCAGTGGAATTGTTCGACCAGATCATGAGTGTTGATCTGCGGGGAACCTTTTTAGTGAGCAAATATATTATACCGTTAATGCTTGAAAAAGGCGGTTCTATAATCAATGTCTCTTCCATGTCGGGGCTTGCTGCCGACTTGGACCGTTCAGGCTATAACGCGGCCAAGGGCGGTATTACAAATATGACAAAAGCAATGGCGATTGATTACGGACGTAATAAAATCAGGGCGAATGCTCTCGCCCCAGGGACTATTGAAACTCCGTTGATTGATGATCTTGCCGGCAGCCAGGAGGAAGAAAGCGGCCGGCAGTTCCGCGAGGCACAAAAATGGGTCACTCCGATGGGGCGCCTTGGAGATCCAAGGGAAATGGCCACGGTAGCTCTTTTTCTTGCCTCGGACGACAGCTCCTTTGTTACTGGGGAAACTATTTTAGCTGATGGTGGGCTGATGGCCTACACCTGGCCGGGAAAAATGCTGTTTGAACAAGGATGGAAGGAAAGCACTGAATAG
- a CDS encoding universal stress protein, giving the protein MFKRLLIAVDGSDHSARAVEKAIESIAPELSEVYAEVVYATTSAQTKSSRLSEHELYIRKQNEEEILQPAVERLSEEGIRAEKVVLHGDPAAAISEYANEYEFDCVVVGSRGLNPLQKMVIGSVSRKIVEQIRHPVLVVK; this is encoded by the coding sequence ATGTTTAAACGATTATTAATTGCAGTAGACGGCTCCGACCACTCTGCCCGTGCAGTGGAAAAAGCGATTGAAAGCATTGCGCCGGAGCTTTCCGAAGTTTATGCAGAGGTAGTTTATGCTACGACCTCCGCCCAGACGAAATCAAGCAGACTCAGCGAACACGAATTGTACATCCGGAAGCAGAATGAAGAAGAAATCCTGCAGCCGGCGGTCGAACGGCTGAGCGAAGAAGGAATAAGAGCAGAAAAAGTGGTGCTCCACGGGGACCCGGCAGCGGCTATTAGTGAGTACGCAAACGAATATGAATTCGATTGTGTTGTCGTGGGCAGCAGGGGACTGAACCCGCTGCAGAAAATGGTTATTGGCAGCGTAAGCAGAAAAATCGTGGAACAGATCCGTCATCCTGTGCTTGTTGTAAAATAG
- a CDS encoding alpha/beta hydrolase — translation MDGTQQDVTFHSEILDHSFDLRIYTPDGFTPMSTYHLIIAQDGKDYFRLGHLVRYAEQAMEEGAPDTVIVGVPYPSVRQRRNWYHPDEDGHTDYLQFMASELLPFMEKEYHAGSSPQERTLLGDSLGGTVSLMAALRYPNIFQRVVMHSPLVNDTVFNALKNSEDWPSFTMYHTIGTKEQEVDTTAGTVEDFLKPNRDLYEYLSAKASHYHYKELEGGHLWKVWEQDVLHSLAYMFDIELD, via the coding sequence ATGGACGGTACCCAGCAGGATGTCACATTTCACAGTGAAATATTGGATCACTCTTTTGATTTACGTATCTACACCCCGGATGGATTCACTCCTATGTCTACATATCATTTAATTATTGCCCAGGACGGCAAGGATTACTTCCGGCTCGGCCATTTAGTCCGCTACGCCGAACAGGCGATGGAGGAAGGTGCTCCCGACACCGTCATCGTAGGCGTCCCCTATCCTTCTGTGCGCCAGCGCAGAAACTGGTACCATCCCGATGAGGACGGCCACACTGATTACCTTCAATTTATGGCCTCAGAACTCCTTCCATTTATGGAAAAAGAGTATCACGCGGGATCCTCGCCTCAGGAAAGAACACTGCTTGGCGATTCACTCGGCGGCACGGTGTCTTTAATGGCTGCTCTTCGTTATCCTAACATTTTTCAGCGGGTCGTGATGCATTCACCGCTTGTTAACGACACCGTATTCAACGCCCTGAAAAACTCGGAGGACTGGCCTTCCTTTACGATGTACCACACTATTGGTACAAAAGAGCAGGAGGTAGATACGACGGCCGGTACGGTCGAAGATTTTCTAAAACCAAACCGTGATTTGTACGAATACCTTTCGGCCAAGGCGTCCCACTATCATTATAAAGAGCTCGAGGGCGGGCATTTATGGAAGGTGTGGGAGCAGGACGTGCTTCATTCGCTTGCTTATATGTTTGATATTGAACTGGATTGA
- a CDS encoding GNAT family N-acetyltransferase, translating into MEVYEVSNRQQLEDAFRVRFEVFVEEQNVPEEEEIDEFEEEAIHFVVYDGERAIGASRIRFEEEYAKAERVCIYASFRGTGSGRLLMQAMEYKALEMEKPVMKLNAQKYASGFYQSLGYEVTSGEFMDAGIPHVEMKKSLSW; encoded by the coding sequence ATTGAAGTGTACGAAGTCAGTAACAGGCAGCAGCTTGAAGATGCCTTCCGGGTCCGTTTTGAGGTTTTTGTCGAGGAACAGAACGTGCCCGAGGAAGAAGAAATTGATGAATTTGAAGAAGAGGCCATCCATTTCGTCGTATATGACGGCGAACGGGCCATTGGAGCATCACGGATCCGGTTTGAAGAGGAGTATGCTAAAGCGGAGCGTGTATGTATTTATGCTTCCTTCCGTGGCACTGGAAGCGGACGTCTGCTCATGCAGGCCATGGAATATAAAGCTCTGGAAATGGAAAAGCCCGTCATGAAGCTTAATGCACAAAAATACGCTTCCGGCTTTTATCAATCCCTAGGATACGAAGTCACGTCCGGAGAGTTTATGGATGCCGGCATCCCCCATGTTGAAATGAAAAAGTCCCTTAGCTGGTGA
- a CDS encoding phosphatidylglycerophosphatase A, protein MTKEKVSSEKVEKAARDMLEERGVSLQDIADIVYNMQAKYAPNLTMDDCLESVDAVLYKREIQHAILVGVEIDKLAENNQLSEPLQSLVDTDEGLFGIDETVALGSVFGFGSIAVTTFGYLDKAKDGIINELDTSEDKVHTFLDDLVASIASSASARLAHRMRDKEEERTSRQIKHREDEELIG, encoded by the coding sequence ATGACTAAAGAAAAAGTATCAAGTGAAAAAGTAGAAAAAGCAGCAAGGGATATGCTCGAGGAGCGCGGAGTTTCCCTTCAGGACATTGCAGATATCGTATATAATATGCAGGCAAAATATGCTCCGAATCTGACGATGGATGACTGCCTGGAAAGCGTGGATGCTGTATTGTATAAAAGGGAAATCCAGCATGCTATCCTGGTGGGCGTGGAAATTGACAAGCTGGCTGAAAATAACCAGCTGTCCGAGCCGCTGCAGTCACTGGTTGATACGGATGAAGGCTTATTTGGTATTGATGAGACAGTGGCGCTTGGTTCGGTATTTGGGTTCGGGAGTATAGCCGTTACTACATTTGGATATTTGGATAAAGCCAAGGACGGTATTATTAACGAACTGGACACAAGCGAAGATAAAGTGCACACCTTTTTGGATGATCTGGTCGCAAGCATTGCATCGAGTGCTTCTGCACGTCTTGCACACCGGATGCGTGACAAGGAAGAAGAGCGCACGAGCAGGCAGATTAAACACCGGGAAGATGAAGAACTGATCGGCTGA